In a single window of the Diabrotica undecimpunctata isolate CICGRU chromosome 11, icDiaUnde3, whole genome shotgun sequence genome:
- the LOC140452805 gene encoding uncharacterized protein gives MEGLDLALLQEPWLHGGKIAGLKPQHGKLLYDAKGETPRACIVYGNEVNCTLIPDLCSGDFVTAILTASTEEGSKRWLVCSAYFAGEKVFRPGIVEDVITYSRRENLHLILGCDANAHHLAWGSTNINSRGESLLQFILSMGLEIANIGNKPIFVTATRKEVLDVTLCSEKTYDTIKNWHVSEEPSCSDHRHI, from the coding sequence ATGGAAGGCCTGGACTTGGCCCTACTGCAGGAACCATGGCTCCACGGAGGGAAGATTGCAGGCTTGAAGCCGCAACATGGTAAGTTACTATACGATGCGAAAGGAGAGACACCTCGAGCATGCATTGTATATGGTAACGAAGTAAACTGTACACTGATTCCGGATCTTTGCTCCGGAGACTTTGTTACAGCTATTTTAACCGCTTCCACCGAGGAAGGTAGTAAAAGATGGTTGGTCTGTTCTGCCTACTTCGCTGGAGAGAAGGTCTTCCGCCCAGGCATAGTAGAGGACGTTATAACCTACAGCCGAAGGGAGAACCTTCATCTAATACTGGGATGTGATGCCAATGCCCACCATCTGGCATGGGGGAGTACGAACATCAACAGTCGAGGTGAGTCTTTACTACAGTTCATCTTAAGCATGGGTTTAGAAATAGCCAATATAGGAAATAAACCTATCTTCGTTACGGCCACGCGCAAAGAAGTCTTAGATGTAACACTTTGCAGTGAAAAAACGTACGATACTATAAAGAATTGGCATGTGTCAGAGGAACCTTCATGTTCCGACCATAGGCACATTTGA